In Pangasianodon hypophthalmus isolate fPanHyp1 chromosome 1, fPanHyp1.pri, whole genome shotgun sequence, the genomic window CATGACTTGACAGTAATCAAATAGCTCAATTCATAAGTGAGTTAATACATAACTGAGTGGAAATGTACTGAACATGACTTATGTGTTTATGGCTAGAACAGAAGAATGTACTGTATGAGATCTTAACCACCTTTAAGATTCCTCACAGTAAATCAGTTGACCCTTTCAGAAACCTCTCCATGAATTAAGTGTGCCTGCAATATTCTCATTAAATAAACTCCAGCTAATCTGGCCAGGGTTCATGGGGttgacacactgcaaaaacaacaTGTCTGACACAACCGGCACGAGCGTGTCCGTAACCTGAGCTGGGCTGAACTAGCGTGCCAGGGTCCAGGAACGCAATGCAGAGAAAAAGCCCAGTCACAGCCGACCAACAGCCCACGGATCAGCTCTCCGGACCCCCAGCGTGTTGGCCAGGCATGCACAGTGGGGTTCTGCCATCTGGACACATTTCTAGCCTGACAGGGGccatggctgcagtaaagagcACATTCACCCACGGCACGTTCCAAAACTGCCACTCCGCACTAGATATAAAGCAGACTAGGGAGAGGGACTGCAAAAAAGCAGGGATTTGACACAGAAACACAGGAGCACTTACACACCGCAACCCATCTGTCAGCCATTATGCACACAGCCCTCAGGCTGACAAGCACTGCTATAGCTCATAGGAACAATGAGTGTAGGTTTATTAAAAAAGCTCTGTCACACAAATGTCGAAGAGAAGCCATGCATATTGTGTGTGACAAAGCTATTTTGACTTTCAAGACAAAATTACTGGTGTCATCATAAGCTTAGTTATACATTTTAAGCgcttttttgttattgtttttgttctgttctttttttttttttttcatgcttctCTTCATGCATCTCTCTGTACAAATATACAGCATAGCACATTAGTTCATTTCATTACCAAAATTCACTACAGCTACAAAAACACCATAAATATATCTGAAAatctctttattaaaaaaactctTTATTAAAACACCAGCACTACTTCTCTTCTAACAAGATGAGTTAGCCTATATATCATatacaagaggaaaaaaaaaaacatttacatatgaAAAGTGCtagaaacaaaagcaaaattcTAACcataacagaaaaataaatggtGATTATAAACTTTCCACCTCTTCTGTGGAGTTAAGCAGTCGTAAATAAGGTAGGAGGAAAAGTGACTCCAGTTTTGAATGGCctgtaaatcagtgtgtgactgCATGAGGATGGTGAAATGTGGTGAAGTGTCCTGTTACCCCATGCAAATGTCTGTATGCTTTCTTACTTGGTTCCTTAAAGCCTCGAGCTTTCCATAGAGATCATCCTGAAACTGAAATCAGGCACTCTGTATTGTACAGACTGATGCTAGGATTTTGTAGTatgatatttctttatttgagGGAATTGCTGCTTGTTCTTGGTTTTGGATTTGCACTGTGGCTTACAGCAATGGAggcaataaattaaaacataaatgtaCCGTTTAATATGCAATAAAACTTTATGATGGTTAATTTTTACCAGTACTGTAATGGTAATTCATTTTTACTGGCTCACTGTTTGTGGCTCTAGGAAGAAAAGCAACTGAGAAAGTACTGCAAGAAAACACCATAAACATCTTacttatttactgcattttcatgtgtgtgtgtgtgtgtgtctgtgtgtgtgtgtgcgtgtgtgtgtgtgtaaaactgtgaAAGTTAGTTATATAGATTAATATTAAAGTAATTATATAAATCTGTTGGTTATTGTCAAAAATTTATGCATTAAAAAGTACCTTTATTACCCTGCACCTCGGAACACTtggaacacttttttttttttttaaccgcaGGTTAAATGCAATTGGTTGAGCAGGtaaaccaatcagattcaggatGCTCTCTGATTGGATAGTATAAGAGTGTCAGTTATGTTCTAAAGGGGCGGAGCCTAAAACATACTCGCTATTTTCTGCCCACTAGCGGTTCCTCCGAGGAGGAGCTGCTCAGCTTTAGTTAAAGATTCACATACTTGAAAATATTACACAGTTGGAAATCAGCAAACTTTGTAATGTcagtattttcactttttattaagTTGGCTAActtaataaaaaagaagatgggtatcaacaaaagaaaatgttaaaggTTACAATTTTCCACTGCTTATGGATGAAAGATTTAGGCCTATAGCATAACTCTTGATTTtgtatgataaataaaatggcCCTTGGTGCTGTCTACAAAAACGCttacatgtttttatgtttgtttgtttgttttttcccctctgttgAATAGCTGCTTTACCCAGAAACAAGGCTCACATGTTTTCCAAATAGTTTAATTGAATGCTAAAATCAGTAACCATGCTATTCCTGGTCCTTTGTGGTGCAGTATAGTCTAATGAGACGCTTCTGTGTATTTATGCAGTATGATGACAGGTTTTTGCGTATGGAAATGATTATGGACGTGAAAAGTGTAACGGTGTAAAacgtaaaaataaaaatgttaaaggtCGATGTGCGATCTgagtaaataatgtttttttttttttaaacacgtgTGCAATTAAATGCAttcaaattaacatttaatttaacttaacaATATAAGTACAGTCTATTTAACATTAactaatcacatgtgaaattacTGTTATTGTTCTGTAAGGAGGAGTGCATCTACAGGTTACGGTTTGATTGTTTGTACAGTTTCTATAAGTCGCTTATTTCCGAtgggttaaaaaacaaaacaacctgATCTCACGAGGCGTGTGCAAGAGACCCACGAGCTCTTGGCGTTAATAAAGAGTTCCCTCTAGTGGTCACCTGCTGGTACTACAAGCTACATGTTCTGTGAGATTGTAAAAAATAGGCAGAGCagagatactgtatataagtaTATCTTACACACGGTCTGTGAGATAGACAAGAGGGGATATAGTGGTTTATGTGCAAATACGACATGctaaggattttttaaataaatatgatcgTCCTGTAGAGCTGCTGAGACATGCAGAATGTATGTGCTACAATGCTATATTAAAGTTTAGGTAATGGAAAGGTTTTAAGGATCTGGTTTCTTAATACtttaagaaaaggaaaggacATTAATACTTCAGCTGGGTTATTTAGACATTAAAATAAGCCTCCTTATTAACTTAGGGAAACTGACTTAACTCATTACCATTTTATCactattattctattatttattcTACAATTATGCAATGACAATATTAGTTTTATATTAGTGTAACTTGTATAATTAGGCAAAATGAGCCTAAGTttataatggtgggttgtgatttccaccaatgtaacaaacaataaaaaacacaaacaaacaaaacacggAGCCAGGTCCAcatgctttgtttgtttgtgctttttattgtttgttacactggtggaaatcacaacccaccattatcaaagttattataacCGATTTATTACCGAGTTCTTATAGTTCTTTTTTCTATAAGGTTTAaagtaatttataatttatacagtatttatagtaCTATAATTAAGTATTATAATtaagtttatttgtttgttgtttttttgtttgtttgtttagactTGTCTATTGagttgaatgggtttaatcaaAAGTCCaagaactcaaaaacaagttatattttaatttttttaaataaaaatgtgctctGTCTGTGTAAAGTTCAGGAACAAGAAGCTCTATGGCCctaataaatagccagaatattattgtacatatttgaATAATGAGGCTGATGTTTAGATAGTTAGactatgttcataaaataaatctgcactGAAGGGGTCCagggaatttatttattttttaattttttaatttttttttttttttgagaatgcCTAAACTAGATCATACTGATAAAAAGCATTAAAGCCTAGTGTGTAACAGGTGTACAGTAAGTGATGAGTGGTTTGTGCAGAAGTAGGAGAAGGCCACCGCTTTAAggccccctccctctctccttcacttCCGCCGCGTCTCCTTATCGGCCATTTTAATTTAACTCTTTCATGAAAAGTTATGTAAACACAACAAAGCTACTAAATGCTTTGATGCTCACCTTCGccaaaacacacatcacatgtaTGATCGCTGAATGTGATTAAAGACTAGGCGCCGGAAGAGGACGACCCCAGGACTGTGTGCTGCAGCGGGAATACTGAGAGCAGCCTGCGAGAACATAATCAGGTACTGCACACTGCACCATGCTGCAGCAAGGGCCCTGCCTTCTCCTTCAGCACTGAAATGAAGGCTGCACTTATTTCTGACTGAAATCTAACGCACACTTTATTCACGTAGAAGACAACGCCATCACTAAACTTGCCACTTAGACACTCGAATGATTAGGCTAAACGACAGCCTACTGTGTGTTAGATTACAGAATTACTAACACTCTTTCAGCAGCTGTTACTCGAAACACACAGCTAAACGAGGCGTgcaagcattttattttattgttctattTGGTACCACCGCTTAGTCATGTGTCGTTCGCGagtgagtcgactctttgaatcGGTTCTTTTAGGGAACCGACTCGCCATTctgaagaaacacacagactgcAGTGCAGCTGTGAAAGGAGAGCATCCAGGGAAACTTATCAGCACGTGAACTGTTAATgatatctgtattttttatacattaatgttttttgtatttgttatacATTATTAGTGTAGATGTGATTTAAAGGCAACATGAGAGACTgcatgaaggtgtgtgtgtgtgtgtgtgtgtgtgtgtgtgtgtgtgtctgtaagtgCAGTATTGTGGGGATGTGAATATCAGGTTATGTGGACAGGAATCTTCTTTAAattaactaaaactaaaaactatTGGTTTTTCCCCCCCGAAACTTTTGATAACAGATCTTTTTTAAGTTCAcatttggttttccagcaaaGTTTTCTTTAGGGGAAATATAACACTGTGGTGGATTATGGTTCAGGTCAGGTTCACCAAACCTTCTTATATAATTTGAACCTCTCTGGAACCAACCAGGAGAATGGTCCCCTATCCCTGTTATAAGCTTCCTGTATGTGATAAAACACTCGCTGTCTAATATAATCTAATataatctatatatatctaataaaacacttgcttttctaatatatataagctgcatttatacatatatagaataatagtaataataatgatgattattagtgatattgttattattgttgctgctgttgataataataataataatataatcacagGGCCTATTAAAAAGAGaatcttgtgtttttttaatgcacacaaGGGAGGCACAGtaatattattacagtatttcttGTGCAAATATGTAgcacatttctctttttgtttacatttatttaaattaaatgcagtGTAAAGTAGCCTGTAATGATATTGTGTTAATCACAAGATAGGATTTCACTAAACAGTTTAAACGATCGGTAGGTGCAAACCAACAACTTtcgttaaaaacaaaacaccaagAGACTTCTGAGAGTGTAAAGAGTCGGCTCTTCCTGATGAGCTGAATCACTGACAGAAGCCGGAAGTCTGTTACTACCGCCGCTCTGTCCCCGCCTCCGGGAAacctctgcgcatgcgcagatcATCCGCGAAGTGGGCGGTGTTCCTataaatcttttcatttttgtatttaaggaGGCTAGCGGTGAGGGCGGAAATTAGCATTCCAGTGTTATTTATTGTCagcgatttttttttggttttttttaaaaacctttagtCTAGCTTCACACCGCGGTCAGAGGAAGTAGCCTGTGAATTTACAGCTAATGCTTTAACCTCCATATGGAGTTCATTTTGTCCCAAAAGTATTACATAGAATTACAAGCAAATTATGAAGCATCAGCAGCTAAAATGCTGCAAGATCTAAGAAGTTGCATATAGGCCACAAGCCATAAGAATTAaatcaaaacctttttttatctttattgcCAGTCGCAAGTAAATTTATCTCCTTTGTTTTTTCTCCCGGTACATTCGTCATGAATAATCAAGAGTAATATACCAATTAGTAATTAAATAAGTGATACttataattcttatttaacatttgcttGTGGTTCTTTGCTGATTCTTCTAATTTTGCTTGATAATTTAGGCGCAAAGTACACAATGATCGTGTgactatacactcactgaccactttattaggaacacctgtacacctattcattcatacaattatctaaGCAgacaatcaggtggcagcagtgcagtgcataaaatcctgcagatacaggccagcagcttcgggtattGTTcatatcaaccatcagaatggggaaaaatgtgatctcagtgattttgaccatggcatgattgttggtgccagacaggctggtttgagtatttctataactgctgatctcctgaaatTTTCACgtataacagtctctagagtttactctgaatggtgcaataaagtaaaaatatccactgagcagcagttctgtggacagaaatgccttgttaatgagagaagtcaacagagaatggccagattggttcaagctgacagaaaggctactcATATAATcatagaaaagcatctcagaatgcacaacatgttgaactttgggctaaaacagcagaaaaccatgtcgggttccacttctgtcagccaagaacaaaaagctgaggctgcagtgggcacaggctcaccaaaactggacacaGATGacagggtcagaatttggcaccgacagcatgaatccatggacccaacctgcattgtgtcaacagtccaggctggtggaggtggtgtaatggtgtggagaATGTTTTCTTCAATTTCAGCCTGTAAATACCaatgaatgccacagcctatttgagtattgctgctgaccatgtgcatcccttcatggccacaatttaccatcttctaatggctacttccagcatgataatgcaccatgtcacaaagcaaaagtcatctcaaactggtttcacgaacatgacaatgagttcagtgttcttcagtggccttcccggtcaccggatctgaatccagtagaagaTGTGGTAGGATGGGAGATTCATAGCACAAAAgtgcatttgaaaaaaaaaaatctgaaggaattgcatgatgcgattttgtcaacatggaccagaatctcaaaggaatgtttccaacatcttgtggaatccatgccatgaagaattgaggctgttttgagagcaaagggaggccctacccagtattagtatagcgttcctaataaagtgctccatGAGTGTATGCGTAGCAGTATGAAACAGGCTCTCCATCAAGATGAGATTGTATACCCATGATTGTATATGTCCACATTAGCCCTATAATGTGGATGGGCTAACCCATACAAATCCCAAAATGGCCCTATGTAGGACCACTGTGGGCTAGCCCACACTGGGTCAATACCTATTTTATCCACATTAGCCCAAAGTGGGTTTTCCGTGGTTAGCTCACACTGATGTCACGCTGATGTGACATCACCAGTGGCACGATGTGGACTGCCCAAGATGGGCCAATGTGGGTTAGAGCCCCATGTGGGCATGTTTGATAGGTAGCTTCGAAAATGTTCCCATTCTTTTGGCTCACGCACCACCAGAGGTTTGATACCAGACTTTCGTACCAGACTTGAGGTTTGATTCGCACCTAGTATGTAGGGTAGTGTACAGGTTTCAATTCAGCCAAGGACCTGGTGGCGGTGTCTTCTATTGCAGCATTCACTAAGCACATTGCCTGGGATGCCTATGGCACCAAAATAGGCCAGTGTTTGTTATTGGATTTCATTTACATCAATgcatacagtatttaattagCTAAATCTAATCATGGCCACATGTGCCTTCATGTGTCTCAGGAAAACATGAGGAAAAAGCAGAATGTGAAAAACAGGAAGGCAGAAGAGACTACAGTTGTGCAGGAGTTTGCTGTGGAAAAAATCATTCGTCGAAGAGTCAACGATGGAAAAGTGGAATACTATCTGAAGTGGAAAGGCTTcacagagtgagtgtgagaaaaCGTCTGACAGGGTagctatatatgtatatatggatTTTTTTAGGTTCTGTTTCACTATATTGGGTTGATCATTGAGCTTTGCCACAGCTTGAAATGTTTAACTGATTGGATCTTTCAAATATTATTCAGATAGtcctttatttactttaaaaatacacaccCTGCAATCGATCTGTTATTTCTATCTCATTTCCTGCTGATCAGACTCTAAAACATTAACATCAGCTCAGGAAAAAAGTGCTCTAATTTGTTGTTTCCTTATGACTCAAGATATAAAGCACATGTGAACCtggttctaatacattatgtCTCCAGTGCTGAAAACACTTGGGAGCCGGAGGACAACCTGGACTGCCCCGAGCTGATTGAAGAGTTTCTCAGAAACTTGGCTGTCTCAGgcgagacagaaagaaaggacaATCTTGCTCTGGATCCTGTTATTCAGCCCAAAGAAGAACAGACAGAGCTGGATGCTAGCACTGTAAGTGTTCAGGCAATTTTTTTATGCCATATAGTCAGCTTATAAAATgatataagtaaaaataaagtcTCATCAAAATTAGCCAGAAATATCCACACCTTTTCCCCAGGAATGATATATCGCTACCCTTTTTAGCCATTAGTAATGAAATCATTATTGTAGCATACAGATACCAGACCTCACCATGTCTTTAATTACTGTTGTATATTTTCTGGTGACTGCCAGCAGCATCAGCAACAGTCTGAGAAAGAGCAGACAGTGTGTGAAACTGGGGAGTCTGCAGATCACAACACTGAGACCACCAACGACCAACCTCTTATCCAAGAACCAGAACGCATCATTGGCTCCACCGACCGACAAGGAGAGCTCATGTTCCTCATCAAATGGCACGGTTCCTCTATCTTTTGGTTATTGTTTACAGTTTAGTATGTCAGATTTcatgttcatttacattttccaaTTTAGCAATTAATGACTATTCTTAAATTATTTTGCCATTGCAGGAAAGACACAGATGATGTGGCGCTGCTGTCAGCCAGGGAGGCCAGTGTAAGATGGCCCAAGATGGTTATCGGCTTCTATGAGGATAAGCTTAGCTGGCACGAGGAAGAGGAACAGTGACAATGAACTGAACAATACATCTTGGCAGCTTTTAATGTTTCCTCTTAAATATGTCCAATGGGTTTTCCTGTCTGTGAAAGGTGTTGTGAAATTGTGTAAATCCCCAGACACTGTGAAACATGTCATAGcacactgaactgcactgtaGGGTGATGTTTTAAAAAGTCAATCAAATTATCtagattgtaaaataaatggttGTATAATCGGTGCTGTATTTGAACTGTActtctgtttaaaatgtgttattgcttTACTGTCTTTCAAATATGACCGACTTGAAAAAGGGGCCACATCATATACTAATGAGAATTTGTATATTAGAAGTAATCATTGTTACTGTTGGTCTCTGTGTAGCTGTTTTAGCACTTCTTCTACTGTGATTAAGACCAGTAATCTGTGAAATTAGTAGTTTTGTTCATTTgcacaaagaaagacaaatgtAGCATTTTAAGaccatgttttctttaaaagcatTAATAGCACAGagtgatattttattacatCTCTGCCAGCACAGTACATTGTGTTGCAAAATGTAGTTTGCTTGTTTCACTTCCATGGTCTCTTTATGGTTTATTAGTGGGTTTTAATGAGATGCAAGAAACTCCTGTCGACTTAATAAATGTCAGATTAACTTGAGAAAGTCTCAGTCCTTTTACTGTACACTGTTGTTGCCAGTTTTCTctgataatgtgtgtatatcagACTAGATTACCACAAATAGGGATTAAATTAGTTAGTTACCTGACCAGAATGTATGGTGTAGATGTATTCTACTGGATTTTGAAATCTAGATTTCAATTTATTGGATTTTGAATAGATTTCAttatgaaattacatttttaacttgtatttattgttttctgtttgaCCTGCATTGCATCTCAACCTGAGCTGCACTTAATCTTAACATCTGTAGTAGATGTTTATAACTGAGGTCCCTTTGACCATCAGAGATCAAAAGTGAGAAGTATGGTTTCTTTCTAAAGGGAAAAACAAGTGCTCAGCAGCATGAGTAATTCCacaattgctaaaaaaaaaaaagttccctATAATTTGACAACTTCCCATTTTTTTCTCAGACAATTTGTTGTAATCCGAGCAATCGGCACTTTATTCTGCTGGTCCATCTCTATAGTCCTATGCAGGAATTCATAAATGTGTGGGTCCGGGATCCTCGCATTCAAAAGGAGGACTTCTGGCATGCATATCTGGATTATGAGATCTGCGTACATGTAAGTGTTTTAACTAACTGGCTAACTATATAAGGTCTTACTCTCATTTAAGAAGTGTATGATGCCAGTAAATCTATGTCTCTCATGGTGCTCACAGACAAACAGCTTGGCCTTCAATAAGAAGAGCTCTTGTGTGCGAAGGAGGTACAGCGAGTTTGTATGGTTGAGGCAGAAGCTGCAGGAGAATGCCTTGCTTGTGTATGTACCCTTTAGATCTTTActgatttgaaattaaaatggtGTTATTTACGATCTctgagttattttttttaagcttgaCCCTTGATTTATGATCTctttattttactatatttagtaataaatttactacactcctgggcaaaaaaagacaaatattaagcttttaatggttttaacaacaaataatatatcagaaaattagcaagaattaaacagattCACTCCTCagacctcctgtgccaccatttgctcatttactgttgctgcagtgaactgtttggggaaaagctagaaacagaaATTCAGGTAAattaatgataatgattaaaatgtttgatggaaaattcaaactaacacatgtctcaaattttccaaaaatatttcctgggatgttttttttcttaaaagattagtcattatttggttatttgcctcacctgatgcagcccatgaagggccacaaggcttaaacatttaaagaaatcaaagagaaaagctatctcatactaagttcctttatctatttgtttaattcttgctaatttcctgaccaatgatttgttttgattaagaccattaaaagcttaatattttgccattttgggcttggcccatttttttgtttatttttattttttttttgcccaggagtgtatatctGTGAAATATCTATCAGCTCCTGCATAAAGGTTGTGAAATACTGTTCTTAAAAACATACGACATGGATAACATTGCTAAGATTATCATAGCTGCTATGTTGACTGGTTTTGTGGACTGTGGTGTGACCTTTAGAGTGAATCTACCTGAGCTTCCTCCAAAGAACCCCTTCTTCAGCCTCAACAATGCCCGACAGATCACTGATCGCATGGAAGGACTAAGGCACTTCCTGGAAGAGTAAGTGTCTTGTATGAGTAACTCTGTGACCAAAAGTTGCCAACTCCAAATGTGTCTGTGATGTAGTTTGCCCAAACattttcataaatcattatgttGAGCAATTTATCAATTGCATTAAAGTTTGACTGTAGGTCATTTGAAGGTTTAAGGGTTTGCTCAAATGTCCAACCAGTGTAACTCgccttcctgtgtgtgttctgtaggATCGTGCGCAACCCAGTGTTGCTGTCTGATAGCTGTCTGCACCTCTTTCTGCAGTCTCAGCTGAGTGTAAAGAAAATTGAGGCCTGCGCTGAGGGCAAGAGCCACTACACTGTCACTGAGGCCATTCAGAGCTCTGGCTCCAAGATACAACGTTTCTGCTCTGAAGAGAACTCACAAGAGGAGAGAGAAACTGACTCCGAGTGACTGGCTTTTGTCAGATTTATTTTGGTCATGGCTCTTGATTAATCATTGagggaaaacaaagaaaacatttaatcaCAGTGTATTTGCCACAGCATTCAGAATTCAAGCCATCCAACCTAAAATGGGATAAATGCATATGTAAAATGTGATTGCTAAATGATTAATCTAAGCTGGTcctcctcttttcctttttgtgCTGTGAATGTGTACTGTatctataataatatttatctttattgcCCAATAATAAAGCCTTATTGGGACTGAATTTGTGGGAAAACATTCAGCGTGTGGTCtctgtatgaaatattttaatgtttgaaCCACAGATGGGTCTTGAGAGTTTTATAGGATGAATTTACTGTGCGCTTGCAAATGATCCTTAACTGTCTCTAAGCAAGCCAACTCAAAGGATGTTTTAACTGAGGCCCCTGAGGGATGTATTCTGGCTATTGCGTAGATCATTGTTATGCTAAGTGTCATAATCATAACGCAGAAAGACTAATAACACATATGTATCTAAAAACTGACTTCTCTAATTGGTAAATCTGACGGCTGTTTAAAATGCTGCGTGCTTTTGGTCAGCAGGTGGCGCTTCTGCTATGTTTATTTGCTTGAAAGGCTGCTACACTACTGAGATCCACTTTAGTCTTCTATTATTGTGCAGATCGGAGTATAATGGAGTATAATATACATTGTGTGAATGTGACTTTgacatgttaaaataaataaataaaaatacatacaaaatttGGGAATGGGAATatgctttatatttataaaaatgggAATACGATGCTTTATATGACATcttgaaagacaaaaaaaatgaggcTCTCATGTCCCCTCTCTCACCCTAATGTTTCTCttgcttctgtctttctctgttaaAGCATTATACAGGACGTTCAGTTTTAGTCAACAAGTTGAGATGTTCCTCTAATCTCCTGCTCCCCGAACATCATTCCTGCACCCAGGCATTCCCATAAGGACCATGTCAGCTGCCTGCCACTGGCTCACTAACAATGGAGAGTGTCTTAATAAGCTCCCCATGCAGTCAGCTGCCTCTTAGTAAAGCTGACAGGCCTGGGACCGCGGAGCTCCCAGTGGAGTGCCAtaggatgcacacacacatacctgagTTGTATGAGCAGCCCTTGCTGCAGTGTGAGTGGACCACCACATTGACAGGTGTGTTGGTTAATGTCATTAAACCGTCATTCTGTCCACCTACCATGCTGAAACACTCGGCCTCTGGGCTGACTTCTTCATGAGCCGGTCATTCAGCAGCCCAGATGGAGCAGGTGACATTTCAATCGTACTGCGATGTccacagcatttattttctattaggCTGGTCTACTGTTCAGTGTAAATGTACACCACACtggcaaaaagaaagaacaacttaaaaagattaaaggcacactatatgaccaaacatttgtggaaacctgaccatcacacccatatgtgggtcttccccaaaccgttgacacaaagttggaagcacacaattgtataggatgtctttgtatgctgaagcattacttttccattcactggaactaaggg contains:
- the cbx3b gene encoding chromobox protein homolog 3b isoform X2, which translates into the protein MRKKQNVKNRKAEETTVVQEFAVEKIIRRRVNDGKVEYYLKWKGFTDAENTWEPEDNLDCPELIEEFLRNLAVSGETERKDNLALDPVIQPKEEQTELDASTHQQQSEKEQTVCETGESADHNTETTNDQPLIQEPERIIGSTDRQGELMFLIKWHDTDDVALLSAREASVRWPKMVIGFYEDKLSWHEEEEQ
- the cbx3b gene encoding chromobox protein homolog 3b isoform X1, giving the protein MRKKQNVKNRKAEETTVVQEFAVEKIIRRRVNDGKVEYYLKWKGFTDAENTWEPEDNLDCPELIEEFLRNLAVSGETERKDNLALDPVIQPKEEQTELDASTQHQQQSEKEQTVCETGESADHNTETTNDQPLIQEPERIIGSTDRQGELMFLIKWHDTDDVALLSAREASVRWPKMVIGFYEDKLSWHEEEEQ
- the snx10b gene encoding sorting nexin-10B; its protein translation is MQEFINVWVRDPRIQKEDFWHAYLDYEICVHTNSLAFNKKSSCVRRRYSEFVWLRQKLQENALLVVNLPELPPKNPFFSLNNARQITDRMEGLRHFLEEIVRNPVLLSDSCLHLFLQSQLSVKKIEACAEGKSHYTVTEAIQSSGSKIQRFCSEENSQEERETDSE